The sequence below is a genomic window from Paroedura picta isolate Pp20150507F chromosome 12, Ppicta_v3.0, whole genome shotgun sequence.
agcctcagaaaggttgcggaccactgctccagatgttcagggactacaattcccatgagcccctgccagcgtttgctggcaggggctcatgggaactgtattccatgaacatctggaggaccacaggttgactacccctggcctaggcaacTTTCCCTGCAGCCTAGACTGCCACGGTTCTTCCGCCACTGCTCAGAGACCAGCCTTCCATCTGGTCTGCACCAATGTGAAGTgtgactgccccctccccctctatgTGGAGCAGAAGCCTTCTCAAAGACAGACAAGTTGCTGGCAGGTTACGTGCAGGGCCTTGTGTGTTGTGGAGATGACAGCATCAGAGTCAGGGCAGGAATAATTTATTTCTCTCTGTTCTTACATAGGCTTGATGTAAGCAGCCAGAGACTGGAACAGCACTGGCAATGTATTGGCATGAAAACCAACCCATTTCTCTTGGCAGTTTGTATATGCAGCACCATCAAGGAAGGGAGCAGGCAAGGCAAATTTGTCAAGGCCCCTCTGGAGTCGTTTCTGCTGCTGTCAGTAGCCGTCATCCGCCCAGGTGACCTCATAGTCGGGGTATCTGGCTTTCAGCTTCTCTGTGGCCACGGAGTGCCTGGCCCTGCCGAAGCCCTGAAAGATTTTAATACCACTGTTAGCCAGAAAAGCAATGCATAACAGAAAAGTTCTACTATTCTTAACCCAAGGACAGCCACATCTCTTTGGTAACTCTACCCACAACACTGAAACATGGCTAAGTTGCCAATGCTATTCAAATTGAAATCTTTGTACATTTTGCTTTAACAGGATCTCTACAGTATTTATTTGCATTTCAGAGTACAGCATGCTACATGTCTTGCCCACAAAATGTATCAGGTTCAATGTCCCATTACCTGGTCCCAGGTAGCTGATGTCAGGACAGACCCTTCCCCAGCCAAGACCCTGAAGAACTGTTGctagtcagaacagacaatactgaGCCAAGTGGACCAAATGAGTGGTTCAATTTAAGGCACATTCATTATGCTCAAGGCAAAACTACGAAACCCGAGACAGCTTCTGTATTCGGACCTTGTTTCTCTTCAATTACCCCTTTTGTGAACAAAAAACTATGACCACTTTGGTCCCATGCATACAACTGGTGGGACTGTGGAGTTCCACCGGGTTCCATGTTACTCTCTGGTTTAGCTTGTTTAACATCTATGTGAAGCCACTTGGAGGCTTGGGCAGCagtatcaccaatatgcagatgatacccaaaTCTACTTTCCTTTCCCACCTAATTCCCAGGATGCTGCTGATGTTCTGAACTAGTGTTTGGAATCAAGAATTGGCTGGATGAGGGTGAAAAGATTAAACTTAATCCTGATAAGACAGATGTAGGACCTCAGATCTCTCTCACCTTAGATGTGGCTATACTCCCTTTGAAAAGGTGCATAGTTTAAGAGTGCTACGACACAGCAGTCACTTCAGAAATAAACATAGCTGCAGTGGTTTTGGAGTACTTTTGCTCAGCTTTGGTGCTTCAGCTGCTTCTGTTACTGGTTCAGtcagacctagccacagtgatccataacTGAGACTGGACTACAACAATGGGGCTACCCCAAAGTGTGTTCAAGGGCTGCAACTACTGCAAAACACTATGGATACACCACCCATGAGAGGCAATTCTCATGAGCATGTGACCCCCAATGTCACAGCAAATATGCTGGCTACCAATTCATTCCTGTGCCCTCTTCAAGGTGTTGTGTTTGACACTTAAAGCCCTATGTGGTTTGGGACTGGAGTATCTGAAAGACCATTTTCTCCCATCTATTCCTGCTAATTTAGTGAACACAACAATGGAACATTTTTCCAAGGAAATGCACCTGGTCCCCTCACTTTTGATCTCAAGAAGGCAGTTTAAGGATATTAGGATGCATTTGATTAAGTTACTAACAGTCccaaattgtgattttaaatgcttttctttatgtattttatctagCTATatcttgtaagccaccttgagctccaaggaataaaaacagctgttttaaatatagaagaagaagagttggttcttatatgctgctcttctctacccgaaggaatctcaaagcagcttacaatcactttccctttcttctccccacaacagacactctgtgagggaggtgaggctgcaagccctgatattactgcttggtcagaacagctttatcagtgctgtaatgagcccaaggtcacccagcaagttgcatgtgggggagcgcagaatcgaacccggctccccagattagaagtccactttcctaatcactacaccaagctgccacaACACAGCCcaaagctgctttggatctcaTAGCTGCAGAATCCTTGAGGAACTCTCTCCCCCTGTATCAGCCAATTGCACTCAGATGGTTCCAGCAGCTCCATACGTTCTCAATGCAATGAGATTACAAGAGAAAGCTAAAGCAAGGCCTCCATTACAGTGACAAAACTTCAGAACCACCAGCCTTTGAAGCACCTAAGGGCAGCCGATCTTGCACAGATAATTATGAAATTATTGTAAGTTGAACTATCTCTGGTTTAATAGGTTAATCATTCATATTTGCATATGGATATTTAAATTTCAGCTGATTAATAGTTCAAGAAGCAGTTTTTATCACGGTTTGCTGTACACTGAAGTGCCTCTTAAAGATTCCTTTTCCCCCTCAATGCCCCTCCTTACCACTGAGTAACCATAAACATGGATCTTCTTGGCGCCGCTCTGGTGGGATATCCTGCCGCCGCCCAAGCATTTACAGTGGAAGCCCTGCTtctgcagctcctcttccacttTGTCATAAATATCAGCTAAAGACGCAAGAAGAGAACAAGTTGAGAATTCTTTTCCTAAAAGCAGTAGTTTAATAGCTATCACTCCTCCGATTTCCAGGCTAAAAAAGAAAGTAGTTTTTTAGAAATATGAGTCAAGGCCAAGTGTATTAGCTGAGCATTTATAGCTCTGCCTTACACTGTACTACAGTCCTATCCCAACCAgcctgagctcctcctcacttccctcccccaccttagCTTTGGATTGGAGAATATCTGGAGTTAAGAAagatgggagggacttcaatgggatctaatgccatggagtctactttccagaactgccattttctccagaactgatttgTTGTAATCCCAACAGATCTGTTGGAGTCCCAActgcaggttggcaactgtaCTGATGGAGTGGTGTTTAAAGGAGATGATTACAACCTTCTagttgatcatacagttattggaAGTTTGCTTTAGTTTCATATTGGAGACTGTATTAAGAAATGCTGCTTGCTATTAACCTTCTGCCTACAATGGAATACAGAACAGTTTGaatacagataaaataaattACGCCAAAAGCAGCCTGCAGATAGCCCAGGCATATTTTGACATCCTTGACAGAACAATATTCGGTACAGGCTGGTGTGAGTCGATGGTTGATCTGAATATGCTCTGTTTAGTATAAGCTTGAAGGAGGAGCACTAACCCGATGACCCTATTGCATCAGAGGTATGAGGTCagggctccagggctggcctggagactttgggagtgcaCCTGGAGATGACTCTGAAGGAGTGACATTATTGTATAGGTCCAAGCCTTCAGCCCAGCGCTGTGAATTAAAGGTATAAAACCCCTATGTAACCTATTATTCTTTGCACAGGTTTTGATGAGCATGCGTTCCCTGTGATTTTGTTTTCACTGCAGCTGAAATGGAGGACCCATGGCCAAGGGTGAACACTAATCGACCTGAGGCTGTCAACTCCAGGTttcaaaatacctggagatttacaGGTAAAGCCAGGAAAAGTAAGGCTTAGGGCTGGGGAGGCAACCTTGTAGGGTATCATGCTATGCAGtgcacactccaaagcagccattttccccagcaaAATCAACGTTTAGTTTTTTTGTAATAGTGTCAAGGAGATATTCAGCCTCCACTGTTATAAAACCCCGCCCCGACCTTGCCACACCTCCTCCACGTGGCTCCTCCCACCCTCCTTTGCTCCGCCCCAGACATGCCAAGCCCCGCCTCCCCTTAGTTACGGAACGCAGAACCGCTCACTTCAAAGGCGGAAGCCCCGCCCCATAGCTTCCCGTTTCACTGCTAAGCCGGTCCCCGCCCATTCGACGAGACACGCCCCTTTCCCGCAGGGCCCCGCCCCTCCGGCTGGCCGTGCTCACCGTGATACTCCGCCCAGGCGTAGCCGCGCACCACCTCTTTGCCCGGCCCCTCCCTCTCCGGCTTGACGCGAATCAGCACGTACTTGAAGACGCCGTCGGAATCGATGTCCACATCGGGAACTCGGGTCAAGCCGCCGTCGGCCATTACTGCCGATTTCACGACCGGCTGCGAATGAAAGCGAGCAGCGCCGCGCGCCGCGTTAAGCCCGGCCGGGAGAGGCCCTGCGTCTATGCGCGCGCGCCGCAGCCCCAACCAATCCGAATGCCGGGTTACTCCAGAGGCTGCCTCAAGATAAACAATGGGCCAATAGATAAGCAACGGACCAGGATGACGAGCCAATAGAGAACGAGGAGACAGACGCCACCCGGAATCGCACCCCTGGTGGCGGCAGCTTCTCTGTGGAAGGAAGGTTAACGGCCCAATCAGAATTAGTGCGAGCCTCCGAAGGGGTGAGCGTGAGCCAATGGGAACGGGTCTAGCCCTTAAGAGGGCGTGGCGGCTCCTTCCCTTGCCTGAGAAAAGTGAATGGCTGAGGAGGGAAACTTGGGAACGGGGGAGAGAGCAGTGGGATGGCATGTCAGGGCTGAAGGCCAAATTGGGGCGCTgcaatgtccatgaactatacctatcatgagcctctgctagGGGCTGGTGGTAactgcagttcatggacatctgcagagccccaATTTGGccaactctgccatagaagcctCCATTTCCTCCAATGGAGCCTTCTGAAGTTTCCATTTCTTCCAACGGAACTGATCTATGGAGCccagccctacctggaggttgctcAGGCTACTCGAAGCGCGTGCAGAGTTCTCAGCATTTCACATTTgctgcattcccccccctccccgttgctTTCCTCTCTTAAAGTTTCCCCATTCCATCCTCAAAGCACACATGGTGCAGCAAGCTATGCTGAGTGAATGATCATCCAGTGAAGAGAATTTGAACCCAATCTTCCAAAAATCCAGGCTGATCCAGTGATCCCCAAGACCACAATGATTCTCCATCGCTGAAGACTCTTCCCCTGCCTGTTCTTTGCTGAATTAATTTGCGGGGTCAGAGCCTGCCCTGCATTCATTTAAAAGTTCTTTGGCTCATATTGCATCATATTAATTACACCTCTATAGCTGCAGCTCCTGCAGGCTGCTTTACACCTCAGTGCTCATGCCGATGAATGTGCCTGCATGTTCAATAGAAATTAGTCCATATTTAATTTGTAGAGTGCTTGCAAGGGGAAGTGAACCCTGAAGGATCACAATATTTGCAAACCACACCAACAGGCAACTTTCACAAGCAAATGTTGGGACCATGATTTACAAGGAAGGCTGAGGGGGAGGGTATCTGGGATTGACAGATGTCTGGAACTTGTTGCCAGTGCTAGGCTTCAAGCCCTGCAATTTAGGAAAAGAGGGGCTAGGAACATATGCTGTAATGGAGGAAGACTGCATAATTACTGTCAGCCAATGCACATCTGGGGATTAGGGGAAGTGTTTCAAGATCAGTACAAGCCTCAGAATCTCTCTTCAAAtatcccttctctctctttttttaacctaCAGAATGATTCACCAGGAATAAAGCCCAATCCCCCCCTTAAATATTCCATACCATTTGCAACCTTTACCAATGATTTGTTTCTACCTCACTTATTGCTACCATCCCCTCCAAAAAACCAAACATAAACAAGCTGTACATTcaagttatattttatatttattcaaaGGAAATAAGGTTTTCTCTTctcatttatatatatgtatatatatagatagatttgTATATAGAGATCTGAAGTATATCTTAAACTGTGCCATGGGAAACCAGCAGGACAATGTTACCATGAGAAAATACAGGCCTAATTCTGTTCTGCACAAGAGAAAATGTGGGACTCTTCAATAtaatgcatttcttttcttttctttttgttataaaaaggaaataaatagacCATGCAATTATCAAAGGAACCAGACCTGCGTCAGCAGAATTCTCCCAGGGAAAGGGGCAGTGGGGCCCTGCTGGTCGATTGGTCCAGTTGGCGGAATGAACTGAAGACATTCTACAGCAGCCAGAATAATACATGGTTTCTTTGGGGAAAATGTTCCAATCTTACTTAAGATACATGGCCAAAAAAAACGCAAACAAACCAGGATGGGTCATTGTTATATAGTGAGAAGGGGACTCTGTTCCCATCCTGCTAATCTGGAGGCGGGAAAGGAACAAAGCAAATAGGAGGAAGGTTTTCAAATAAACCTGAGAGCAACATAGAAAAATGGTGCTTGGTCACTGGCAGAGGAATTTAGGGTGCATGCCCTTTTGGGAAAGACTGCGCTAAAGAAGCTTCTGCCAGCGTCAGTCAGGCAAAGCCTCTCATGACCAGGGCAAGACAAACACTGGCAGTGCAGCCCTGCAAAGCCGGACCCGACATTTTTGAAAAGCCATTCATACCTCTGGCACTAAATTTCCCATGTCTTGCAAACACCAGCATCTCTGGTGACTATAAATGCTGCTCAGCCAGATCTTGCTAGATGACTCAGACCTTTCAGTGGTTTGGCAGAGCACCAGCTTCTTTTGTCCCCAGGTTGCAAATTGCCTCCAGAACATCTCCACCAACAGCCTTGTTGCTGAGGTGCCTTAAGAAGAATCCCAAGACTCTGGCAGCTGACATTTCAAAAGTGCTGAAGGGAAGACAAGACTTCTACAAAccactggagaaaagggttacaggaaatgccctcccccccgccccacaggaCCATCATTGCTACTTGCCTCTCTCAGCAAACATTGCACTCAGATTCAAGGATGGCATAGGACAGACTGTTCCCATTTTGAAGCCCGGCCTTCAGCCTTGCAGCATATCTGAGGTGCGGttgttattggggaggggggaacagggttGAACGTCATCTGAAATCTCACTTTTTTCCCTTGAGATTATACGATGGGAGAAAGGTCCCCCCAGGGCTGACTGGAGGGGGGCACTGCTCTTCAATAGATGCTATGTTAGGAAAAGATCTCCCCTCTCCCAGAATATCTTCTCTTAGTAACAGCCGCCCTTCAGCTCCATTGTAATTCTAGGCAGTGGACATATTGGCAAACCTCAGACTCTCCCATTTTTCCCTGGTTCAGTCGAATTTTTTCCTGCTGACCCCAGATCCAGCAGCTCTTCTTCCAATGACTAGGCATTGTAAGGAAACATTGGCTAGCAGGGGAAGTTAGACAGATGTTGGCCTATGCAACTGCAAAGCAGGCTCTCAGCTGTCCTGCCTCACAAGGCAACTGGCTGACTCTGGTGCTGatgattctgcaccagttgttTGCAGCACTAAACTTCTCCAAGTAGAACTGGGGTAAGTCTACAGCCAAGGTATTTGCGCCAGAGCCTAAGTAGCTTCAGAACAGCCCATCCCCGTTGACAGGATGTAATCCTACCAGCTGTTCACGTTCCGCTAGCTCCTGTCCCAGAATTATCTCATTGCAGTGGTACACATTTCCATCTGTGCACACCCACCATGCGCCACACCCCCTAAAATTTCCCACTACCTCTGCTATCCACCCACTTGCACATCCCTCTAATCCCTACTGCACCAAAGAGATTATGCCCATCTTCTGACAGCTGGCAAAGAACTCTAGCTGGAAGTAGGCTTTACACCCAGAGCACACAAAGAGCGGGGAATTACCTGCCCTCCAACGAATTTGCCTCCTGGGTTTCTGTATGAGTCACTGTTCTGGGCATTCTTCCTCTGAGGGCAGGGAATTCTGTGGCGTCTCTGCACCAGGAATGCCCGAGTGATCTGAGGTAGAGACTGAAACAGAATTACCTGCCTCTGATGGAGACCAGTTGGAAAAAGGAAGGGCAGAACaggaagacaaaaaaaacaagcaatCTACAAAGGCAGGTGGTTCTGTTTTATCTCATTGGGAAGGATAGAGTTATGATACAGTGATATCAGCTACTAAGTTGGGGCGTAAAACCCCCTAGCAGAAGCTGATTACAAAGAGACAGTATATTATGCAGAAATATAGCAGGCGATCTCACTGTTTTTCTATGACACCAGTGGTTCTCCTGCAGTACCCCAGACAGAGTACCGCATTACCACAGCCACCAAGGGCAAAGGGCAGATCCCTTACTTCCTAGCACCCATTTAGAAAAGGAGCACGTTCATTTTCAATTGAAGGCAACAGCAGCCCATTACTCACTAAAACAACCCCACTACTTTATCATGCATACACCACAAGCGTGGGGCCTGGGCCCCCATGCACACCCCTAATTTTGACAGGCACATCTCAATTTGGCAAAGAGGAAATGTTGTAACAGAAAAGACAGAGCTGAGCAAGATGCCtgccgcctccctccctgccatcgACACACAAAACAATTCAAACCTTTCATAAAGTTtagatgggggggtgggggcagtggtCACTCCTGCTGGAGTGTAGCACAGGTCTGCACCTGAGCCGATGTACCAAGGAAGCCTTCCGGTCTCATCCCAAACTGAGATTGTGGCATATTCACTAAAGAAGACTGGGACAGCTCATTTCCTTGCCTGCCCCAACTAAATCTTGAACTGCAGTCCGTGGCAGTAATTAGCAGTGCAATCCAAATGCCCTTTGAGTTTTTGCAGGTGCTCAGTTAAGGATACCTCATAGATTGTTGGCTGCCCCACTTGGAAAGGACAACATTGTGGTATAATAATtaaaagggtataattctgcttaggatgatgCTGTAAAACTGGGAAAGAGATACATGCCTCTAGAAGGAAAGGTAAAAGTATTTGGGTGGGTGGATGTTTGGAAAAGATGACAAAGTGACAATCACAACAGTGCCAAATTTTATAATGAAGTGTGGAGATGAGGGTTTGGGATCATCTACTGACTTGGTTTGACAGCTGGGTTCTGGCCAGACTTCACATGATGCATTGTTAGATTTGTAGAATGCTTTGCTGCCAGATATAGCCATGGCTGCTGGCTCATCctgttttgaaaacatgttaaTGGAGGCAGGTGTATCGCTGGCTATTAGCCGTGATTGCTCAGCAGAGCCTCCATGTTCCAAGGCAATATACAGGTGCTCAGTTGGGATGCTGGGCACaatccccctcttcccacccttaTTTGGGCTTTCCAAGGGCTGGCCACTGTTGGAAACACCATGGAATAGACAGAACTTTAGTTTGACCCAACAAAGCTACTCTAATATTCTGAATATCGAAAAGCACCAGAAAGAAACAGTTCAGTTTGACCAGTTCCAGTTGTCTCTGGGTGCTGCAGTTACATTCTTTTCAGCACTCTAGACCTGAGAAAATTAAAACTCTGTAGTGGGGGTAAGACTAGGTTGAGGGAACGGATGCCCCAAGgaaaccacccacccacctcctctcCCATCTTCCAAAGGGAGACAAAAAAAAGATGACCATGAAGCTTGATTTGGCTCCTGGTTTCTATACTTCTGTATTGAAGGAGGAGCTGCAAAGGTGGAGCTGTGGATAGCACAGTGAGTATTCATTTCTACACATATGAGCAAGCTTTGTGTTTTCTTCCTACTATGAATCAgagggaagaagcagcagaagagttggcttCGCTTTTCAtggcctgaaagagtctcaaagtggcttacaattgcctttccttcctcttcccaccacagacaccctgtgaggtaggtggggctgagagagccctgatatcactgcttggtcagaacagttttatcagtgctgtggcgagcccaagttcacccagctggttgcatggggaggagcggggaatcaaacctggcttgccagattagaggtcagtgcttttaaccactacaccaagctgagagttgttattctaggagatctccagccaccacctagaggttggcaaccataactgATGGTGTAATGCTGCATGTGGGTTTCACGGTAGATAGAAACATGGCCTTAGCTCATATAGGGACCAATGGTAGCcgggaagcagcagaacaagaacCGAAGGTTTGGTGGACTCTAGTTCGATAAAGAACCCTACAGGAAGAAGATAGCCCATATACTCCCATCTCTTTGGCTTGAGGCCTGGTTCACAtgtgcagcagaacaaagtggcaGAAGTCTTGCATGGTAGAATTCAGACAGCAGATAGCAAATTCCAATTTGGGATATTCATCTGAATAAAATGTCCTCCGCAAACAGAAAAACAAGCGCAGCAGGGAGGACGGGCATCCCCACCTCCATCTCCTGTCTGCACTGGATTAAGAACTGGCAACTTTTGGAATTGTGCACCTCCCCCCTGTAGTTCAAAGTGATGCATTCACGTTCCACTGCCTCCTTCCCCTGGCTGTGTGAAGCACAATGCTCAACCCTCCTTGTCCAGCTGAGTGCTTCTCAGAAAGTACTCAGACCATTTCATACATTGATAAAGCTTACAATCCTGCAAGGTACGCCAGCATTGTTAGTCCCATAGTGCAGACTGGAGCCAAACGAGGGTGCATTGCCAGGATGAGGAACCAGGGACTTGGCAGAGTCTGTTAGCTCATAtgctactagggatgccagtccccaagtgagacctggagatcccctgggtttgttccaggcaacagagatcggttcccctggagaaaatagctgctttgagggtggactctattgaggtccctccctgccccaaatcccacccactctaagttccaccccaaagtctcaaggtttttcctgacccagagctggcaaccctatatgctgCTCTAGCCTCAAGATAGATGGCGGGCGGTGAATTTATGCTTTGGGCACCTCTATTAGCAGCATTACTGCCCAGCTTCTGGTTAACtggatagaaagaaagagagcaaaGGTATTCTGCTAATAATACCAAAAGGAAACCGCCTTCTGCTGCTGGCCATAAGTGCTGCGAGCCAAAGACAGAAGAACCTCCCCCTGCCCTTCCAACGATTGTGCTTTGATGTGAGGCTGTTCAGCATTGCTATGACAACCGCATCATCCCTATTCCTGCAGCTCCTGACCTGGATTTCAGTGGGAATATTGGCACACACCACCTCCCCCATGATGGCAAGGAAAGCCAAGAAGGAAAGCAAATCAGCACCATCTGGAAGGACAAGGGGGGACAGGCGAGAATGATAGAGTTCTGCTGTGAGTAGGAATGAGTGCCAGTCCCAGCTCAGGTCAAGGCAAGCAAGGGtagccaggttccccctggccaccggCAGGGGATGGGAAGTGGGGCTGCCAGTTTTGGTTTGAGAAACTCCTGattatgtgggggtggggggacagggaacaaaatgtcatagagtccaccctccaaagcagccactttataCAGGGGtactgatttctgtagcctggagatgacctgttattccgggggatccccaagccccaccggagggttggcaTCCTCAAGGCAAGAAAAGGTACATTGGAGctgaaaaacaaatgcaaaagggtgactggggggggggtgagatcagGTGCCTGGTTGCCAAGGGGCCTAAAATACCATTGCAGGCAACGCAGCACACTAGGTCATTTTTGTTTCCAGCCTTTCATGAGACACCTCCGCGCTGGCACAAGGCTTTGCAACTGGAAAAGCCCTCTCAAAAACAAAACCAGGCAGAACGGGAGCCTCACTAGAGGACAAAGCCAAACAGAAAAAGTGGCCCACTCAAAAATAATTGGTttgaaattatattatatatatgaaaAACGCACATAGCTGACGTAAACCAGAATGAAGAAATCATACAAAGGTCATAAATAaactgtaaaatgtgaaaaacagagCCTCAATTTTTCACTCTTTATAGTTTATCTTTGTACGATTACTTTATACTGGTTTATACCAGCTACAGgcttttttcatatatatatatatataaaaattcttGAAACTAGTTCTCTTTGAGTGCTCACACTAATTTAGCCAAGACCAAGCCCCTTATTAATCTAGCCACCCTAATGCTCCCATATTCACCATGAAGAGCAAATACCAACCCTTCCATCCTTGCAGTTGCAAATGCAAATGAAACTTTCATCACATTACTCCAAAAGGTGGGAAGGAAAAGTCAAATCCATCCTTTTCACCCTAAGGATGAGCAGGGCAGTGACTGAAAAGCATTAAGGGGTCTTTGACCCACACTACGTGATCTTGAAAAATACTGACAGTCTGGATGGGAGGAAAGAGTGACTTCCCAAAGC
It includes:
- the PHPT1 gene encoding 14 kDa phosphohistidine phosphatase is translated as MADGGLTRVPDVDIDSDGVFKYVLIRVKPEREGPGKEVVRGYAWAEYHADIYDKVEEELQKQGFHCKCLGGGRISHQSGAKKIHVYGYSVGFGRARHSVATEKLKARYPDYEVTWADDGY